One region of Streptomyces leeuwenhoekii genomic DNA includes:
- a CDS encoding universal stress protein has product MAGHEFFEPADRKRPVADPAAADPLAAEELHHACDPAFRHGVVVGFDGSLSSERALAYAIGMARRLGSALIIVHVANRLPTTVWAGCEPPVFVDVPDHRTEVLGLELACADYLTEVPWILVERGGDICHELEEVGREYEADAIVVGSTHGLVGRIFGSVAGRLAKRAQRPVVVIP; this is encoded by the coding sequence ATGGCCGGTCACGAATTCTTCGAACCCGCGGACCGCAAGCGGCCGGTCGCCGACCCTGCGGCGGCCGACCCCCTGGCGGCGGAAGAGCTTCACCACGCGTGCGATCCCGCCTTCAGGCACGGCGTGGTCGTCGGCTTCGACGGCTCGCTGTCCAGCGAGCGCGCCCTCGCCTACGCGATCGGCATGGCCCGGCGGCTGGGGTCGGCCCTGATCATCGTCCATGTGGCCAACCGGCTGCCCACGACCGTGTGGGCGGGCTGCGAGCCCCCCGTCTTCGTCGACGTGCCGGACCACCGCACCGAGGTGCTGGGCCTGGAGCTGGCGTGCGCCGACTACCTGACCGAGGTGCCGTGGATCCTGGTCGAGCGCGGCGGCGACATCTGCCACGAGCTCGAAGAGGTCGGGCGGGAGTACGAGGCGGACGCCATCGTCGTCGGCTCCACGCACGGGCTCGTGGGCCGCATCTTCGGCTCCGTCGCCGGACGGCTCGCCAAGCGGGCGCAGCGGCCCGTCGTCGTCATCCCGTGA
- a CDS encoding DUF4429 domain-containing protein has translation MAEIIQKDGTWVFDGDALRLTPGRDKNVGLLRRSLGEITVPLRGLAGVSFEQGRRSGRLRLRLRDGADPLLHATGGRLAEPHDPYGLTVEPDRYGVAAYLVDEVRNALLLEQVPAGPVDEYLLPGPAVPLSVSAGDGTASFDGEQVRLEWNWKTEDAKAAAGARTLALADIAAVEWQPAVGLENGHLRFIVRNAPTEAPAKYDPNAVELWGFKKDPLMALVAAAVQARLPHPARPAAERPAPLPEAAPATAPASVSATATEDEHDALLRRLRELGELHRGGVLTDEEFALAKQAVLKRM, from the coding sequence ATGGCGGAAATCATCCAGAAGGACGGCACGTGGGTCTTCGACGGCGACGCCCTGCGGCTGACACCGGGGCGAGACAAGAACGTCGGCCTGCTGCGCAGGAGCCTGGGTGAGATCACGGTCCCGCTGCGGGGGCTGGCCGGGGTGTCGTTCGAGCAGGGGCGCAGGTCCGGGCGGTTGCGGCTGCGCCTGCGGGACGGCGCGGACCCGCTGCTCCACGCCACCGGCGGGCGGCTGGCCGAGCCGCACGACCCCTACGGGCTGACCGTGGAGCCCGACCGGTACGGCGTCGCCGCCTATCTCGTGGACGAGGTCCGCAACGCCCTGCTGCTGGAGCAGGTGCCGGCCGGGCCGGTGGACGAGTACCTGCTGCCGGGGCCGGCCGTGCCGCTGTCGGTGTCGGCCGGGGACGGCACGGCGAGCTTCGACGGCGAGCAGGTCCGCCTGGAGTGGAACTGGAAGACGGAGGACGCCAAGGCCGCCGCCGGCGCCCGCACGCTGGCGCTGGCCGACATCGCGGCCGTGGAGTGGCAGCCGGCGGTCGGCCTGGAGAACGGGCATCTGCGCTTCATCGTGCGCAACGCGCCGACCGAGGCGCCGGCCAAGTACGACCCCAACGCCGTGGAGCTGTGGGGGTTCAAGAAGGACCCGCTGATGGCGCTGGTCGCCGCCGCCGTGCAGGCCCGGCTGCCGCACCCGGCCCGCCCGGCCGCCGAGCGCCCCGCTCCCCTGCCCGAGGCCGCGCCCGCCACCGCGCCCGCGTCCGTTTCCGCCACCGCGACGGAGGACGAACACGACGCGCTGCTGCGGCGGCTGCGCGAGCTGGGCGAGCTGCACCGCGGCGGGGTGCTGACGGACGAGGAGTTCGCGCTGGCCAAGCAGGCGGTGCTCAAGCGGATGTGA
- the glmS gene encoding glutamine--fructose-6-phosphate transaminase (isomerizing): MCGIVGYIGKRDVAPLLLEGLQRLEYRGYDSAGIVVTSPKAAGLKMVKAKGRVRDLEAKVPARFKGTTGIAHTRWATHGAPSDVNAHPHLDAEGKVAVVHNGIIDNAADLRRKLEADGVEFLSETDTEVLVHLIARSQAEKLEDKVRETVRLIEGTYGIAVLHADFPDRIVVARNGSPVVLGIGEKEMFVASDIAALVAHTRQIVTLDDGEMATLKADDFRTYTTEGTRTTAEPTTVEWEAASYDMGGHDTYMHKEIHEQADAVDRVLRGRIDDRFSTVHLGGLNLDAREARRIRRVKILGCGTSYHAGMIGAQMIEELARIPADAEPASEFRYRNAVVDPDTLYVAVSQSGETYDVLAAVQELKRKGARVLGVVNVVGSAIAREADGGIYVHAGPEVCVVSTKCFTNTCVAFALLALHLGRVRDLSVRDGKRIIEGLRRLPQQISEIMEQEEEVKKLAEQFAEARSMLFIGRVRGYPVAREASLKLKEVSYIHAEAYPASELKHGPLALIEPALPTVAIVPDDDLLEKNRAAMEEIKARSGRILAVAHQKQAKADHTIVVPKNEDELDPILMGIPLQLLAYHTALTLGRDIDKPRNLAKSVTVE; this comes from the coding sequence ATGTGCGGAATCGTCGGATACATCGGGAAGCGTGACGTCGCGCCCCTGCTGCTGGAGGGCCTGCAGCGGCTGGAGTACCGGGGCTACGACTCGGCGGGCATCGTCGTCACCTCCCCGAAGGCGGCCGGCCTGAAGATGGTCAAGGCCAAGGGCCGGGTCCGCGACCTGGAGGCCAAGGTCCCGGCGCGCTTCAAGGGCACCACCGGCATCGCCCACACCCGCTGGGCCACCCACGGCGCCCCCTCCGACGTGAACGCCCACCCGCACCTGGACGCCGAGGGCAAGGTCGCCGTCGTCCACAACGGCATCATCGACAACGCCGCCGACCTGCGCCGCAAGCTGGAGGCGGACGGCGTGGAGTTCCTCTCCGAGACCGACACCGAGGTCCTCGTCCACCTCATCGCCCGCTCGCAGGCCGAGAAGCTGGAGGACAAGGTCCGCGAGACGGTGCGCCTGATCGAGGGCACGTACGGCATCGCCGTGCTGCACGCCGACTTCCCGGACCGCATCGTCGTGGCCCGCAACGGCTCCCCGGTCGTCCTCGGCATCGGCGAGAAGGAGATGTTCGTCGCCTCCGACATCGCCGCCCTGGTCGCCCACACCCGCCAGATAGTCACCCTCGACGACGGCGAGATGGCCACCCTCAAGGCCGACGACTTCCGCACCTACACCACCGAGGGCACCCGCACCACCGCCGAGCCCACCACCGTGGAGTGGGAGGCCGCCTCCTACGACATGGGCGGCCACGACACCTACATGCACAAGGAGATCCACGAGCAGGCCGACGCCGTGGACCGCGTGCTGCGCGGCCGCATCGACGACCGCTTCTCCACCGTGCACCTCGGCGGCCTCAACCTGGACGCCCGCGAGGCGCGCCGGATCCGCCGCGTGAAGATCCTCGGCTGCGGCACCTCCTACCACGCGGGCATGATCGGCGCCCAGATGATCGAGGAGCTGGCCCGCATCCCCGCCGACGCCGAGCCGGCCTCGGAGTTCCGCTACCGCAACGCGGTCGTCGACCCCGACACCCTGTACGTCGCCGTCTCCCAGTCCGGTGAGACCTACGACGTGCTGGCGGCCGTGCAGGAGCTCAAGCGCAAGGGCGCCCGGGTGCTGGGCGTGGTCAACGTGGTCGGCTCCGCGATCGCCCGGGAGGCCGACGGCGGCATCTACGTCCACGCCGGGCCCGAGGTCTGCGTGGTGTCGACCAAGTGCTTCACCAACACCTGTGTCGCCTTCGCGCTGCTCGCCCTGCACCTGGGCCGGGTCCGCGACCTGTCCGTCCGGGACGGCAAGCGGATCATCGAGGGGCTGCGCCGGCTGCCCCAGCAGATCTCCGAGATCATGGAGCAGGAGGAAGAGGTCAAGAAGCTGGCCGAGCAGTTCGCCGAGGCCCGCTCGATGCTCTTCATCGGCCGGGTCCGCGGCTACCCGGTCGCCCGCGAGGCCTCCCTGAAGCTCAAGGAGGTCTCCTACATCCACGCCGAGGCCTACCCGGCCTCCGAGCTCAAGCACGGCCCGCTCGCGCTGATCGAGCCCGCGCTGCCGACCGTCGCGATCGTGCCGGACGACGACCTGCTGGAGAAGAACCGCGCGGCCATGGAGGAGATCAAGGCCCGCAGCGGCCGGATCCTCGCCGTCGCCCACCAGAAGCAGGCCAAGGCCGACCACACCATCGTGGTGCCGAAGAACGAGGACGAGCTGGACCCGATCCTCATGGGCATCCCGCTCCAGCTCCTCGCCTACCACACGGCGCTGACGCTGGGCCGGGACATCGACAAGCCGCGCAACCTGGCCAAGTCGGTGACGGTGGAGTAG